The following proteins are encoded in a genomic region of Pseudomonadota bacterium:
- a CDS encoding aminotransferase class I/II-fold pyridoxal phosphate-dependent enzyme has protein sequence MAIEVSRRLGSLTGYPFAEIDARVAGLRGQGVDVIDFGVGDPTEPTPEVVRRAIKESVDRHAAGGYPSYVGAPEFREAIAAWTRRRFGVELDPATEISASIGSKEAVFNFPEAFVNPGDLVIAPNPGYPPYARGTRFAEGEVHRVNLLAENAFLPDLDSIPKDVARRARIMWVNYPNNPTGAVCGIDFLKRCVEFGRENGIIIASDEAYTENYYGAAPHCMLEAGREGVVVFQSLSKRSCMTGYRVGWVAGDRQIVSAFKKLKTNIDSGTPTFIQDAAIAALSDEGHVEDLRALYREKRDIMVDSFVRAGLAECRPDATLYIWQRIPEGISSVEFAKALLDPAIAVVATPGNWISEETPEGNPGEGYVRLALVPTVEQCQKAADRIAARLRSIV, from the coding sequence ATGGCGATAGAGGTTTCACGGCGGCTGGGGTCTCTGACCGGATATCCGTTCGCGGAGATAGATGCGAGGGTCGCCGGGCTTAGGGGGCAGGGCGTGGATGTGATCGACTTCGGGGTGGGCGACCCCACGGAGCCCACGCCAGAGGTCGTGCGCCGCGCGATCAAGGAGTCGGTGGACCGGCACGCGGCAGGCGGGTACCCCAGCTATGTCGGCGCCCCGGAGTTCAGGGAGGCCATAGCCGCATGGACGAGGCGGCGCTTCGGGGTGGAGCTCGACCCGGCGACCGAGATATCGGCCTCCATCGGCTCCAAGGAGGCGGTCTTCAACTTCCCCGAGGCGTTCGTGAACCCCGGCGATCTCGTGATCGCGCCGAACCCGGGCTATCCGCCTTATGCCCGCGGCACTCGATTCGCCGAGGGCGAGGTCCACCGCGTGAACCTCCTTGCCGAGAACGCGTTCCTCCCGGACCTCGATTCGATCCCCAAGGACGTCGCCAGGCGCGCGCGGATCATGTGGGTCAACTACCCCAACAACCCCACGGGCGCGGTCTGCGGCATCGATTTTCTCAAACGCTGCGTGGAGTTCGGAAGGGAAAACGGCATCATCATAGCCTCGGACGAGGCCTACACGGAGAACTACTACGGTGCGGCGCCCCACTGCATGCTCGAGGCGGGGAGAGAGGGCGTGGTCGTGTTCCAGTCGCTCTCCAAGCGCAGCTGCATGACCGGCTACCGCGTGGGCTGGGTCGCGGGCGATCGGCAAATCGTCTCCGCCTTCAAGAAGCTCAAGACGAACATCGACTCAGGGACCCCCACGTTCATACAGGACGCGGCGATCGCCGCGCTCTCCGACGAGGGACACGTGGAGGACCTCCGCGCCCTCTACAGGGAAAAGCGCGACATCATGGTGGACTCCTTCGTCAGGGCGGGGCTTGCCGAGTGCAGGCCCGATGCCACCCTCTACATCTGGCAGCGCATACCGGAGGGGATCTCGTCGGTGGAGTTCGCAAAGGCGCTTCTCGATCCCGCGATCGCCGTGGTGGCCACGCCGGGCAACTGGATCAGCGAAGAGACCCCGGAGGGCAACCCGGGCGAGGGGTATGTGAGGCTGGCCCTGGTGCCGACGGTGGAGCAGTGCCAAAAGGCGGCTGATCGAATCGCCGCCCGCCTTCGCTCTATCGTCTAA
- a CDS encoding DMT family transporter — translation MNQAGSGRQATAVAGLVAVTAIWGSTFILVKWTVVSVDVYYFLFLRFALAAALMAAVFHRKLARPKPGTLLASLALSLLLFSAYVAQTEGLKITSASNSALISGMYMVMVPFFLMVYPGKKPALFAAAGVTVATPGMFLLTRFAPAGLNAGDLLTLGCAAAFAWHIILTGEFTCRHSVVELVVFQLAFVAAAGGLVWLLRGAPATPLPPVGWLALAVTAILATAFAFTVQTWAQRTVDPTRTGIIFALEAVFGVLFGWLLGGDSFTPLSAAGAFLMIAGMAISESRPLARYAAEKLFS, via the coding sequence ATGAATCAGGCCGGCTCAGGGAGGCAGGCGACCGCCGTGGCGGGACTCGTGGCAGTGACCGCGATCTGGGGCTCCACATTCATACTGGTCAAGTGGACCGTGGTTTCGGTCGACGTCTACTACTTCCTCTTCCTCCGCTTCGCGCTCGCGGCCGCCCTCATGGCCGCGGTCTTCCACAGGAAGCTTGCGCGGCCCAAGCCGGGGACATTGCTGGCGTCGCTGGCCCTTTCCCTCCTGCTTTTCTCCGCGTACGTCGCGCAGACCGAGGGGCTCAAGATCACATCCGCCTCCAACTCCGCGCTGATAAGCGGCATGTACATGGTGATGGTGCCTTTCTTCCTCATGGTCTACCCGGGGAAAAAGCCCGCCCTCTTCGCCGCGGCGGGAGTGACCGTGGCCACGCCCGGCATGTTCCTGCTCACGAGGTTCGCACCCGCGGGGCTCAACGCGGGGGACCTGCTCACGCTCGGGTGCGCGGCCGCATTCGCATGGCACATAATCCTCACCGGAGAGTTCACCTGCAGGCACAGCGTGGTGGAGCTTGTGGTCTTCCAGCTCGCGTTTGTGGCCGCGGCCGGCGGCCTGGTCTGGCTCCTCAGGGGCGCGCCGGCGACTCCGCTGCCGCCCGTGGGGTGGCTGGCGCTGGCCGTGACCGCGATCCTGGCCACAGCCTTTGCCTTCACCGTGCAGACCTGGGCGCAGCGCACCGTGGACCCCACGCGCACAGGCATCATATTCGCGCTGGAGGCGGTCTTCGGCGTCCTGTTCGGCTGGCTCCTGGGGGGCGACTCGTTCACCCCCCTCTCGGCCGCCGGCGCCTTCCTCATGATAGCGGGCATGGCCATCTCGGAGAGCAGGCCGCTGGCAAGATACGCCGCGGAGAAGCTCTTCAGTTAG